A window of Streptomyces broussonetiae genomic DNA:
CTGCGCCGGGGCCTTTGGCCGGCCCTCCCCGGACGCACCGGTCCCGGCGGACGCGTCGGAACCCGCCGGCACGCCGGCCGCCGCCGTCTGCTCGCCGCCGTCGTCCGGGGTGTCCGGCGTACCGATGATGCGCTCCGCCTCTGCCACGTGAGTCCCTCAGCCTAGGTACCTGACTGAGGACGAGACTACGGCACGGCCGCGCGGCCCCTCACGCTCAGGAGCGGCGTTCCTGCTTCTGCTTGCACTCCACACACAGCGTGGCCCGCGGGAAGGCCTGCATCCGGGCCTTGCCGATGGGGTTGCCGCAGTTCTCGCACAGACCATAGGTGCCTGCGTCCAGCCGTTCCAGCGCGTGCTCGTTCTGGATCAGCATCTCGCGCGCGTTGGCGGCGAGCGCCATCTCGTGCTCGCGCGTGATGTTCTTGGTCCCGGTGTCGGCCTCGTCGTCGCCCGCACCGTCCCCGGAGTCCCGCATCAGGCCCACGAGGGAGGCCTCGGAGGAGCTGATCTCGGCGCGCAGCCGCTCCACCTCGGACAGCAGTTCGGCACGGGCCTGCGCGACCTCTTCCGGGGTCCAGGGGTCCTCGCCGGGGCGCACCGCCAGCTCGCCGGGGTCCGCCGCGGCGAGCCGTGCCTTGGGAACGGCGCTCTGTGCGGCCGTGGCCGTGCCAGGAGTCTTCTTCGCAACCACTGTCGTGGCTCCCGTCTGCTTCGCGGCCCGCGCCGCGCCCGCTTTCTTGGCCGTGCTCTTCCCGGCCGTCTCCGTGGAGACGGCCGGGGCAGCCGCCTTCTTCCTGGCGCCGGCCTGCTTCGCCGCCGACTCCTCGGCGGTCGCCTCCTTCACCGCCACCCCCTTCGCCGCCGCCTTCTTCCCTGCCGTTTTCCCGGCCTTCTTTGCCGTCTTCCCGGCCGCCCGCTCCTCGACCGCGGCCTTGTTCACGGTCTTCTTCTTCGCGGTCTTCTTCGCGGCTTTCGCCGTCACTGCCGTCGCGCCCGTCGCGGCCTCCGTAGCCTCCTCGGCCCCCTTGGCCTCAGCGACCTCCGCGGGCTCAGCCGCCTCCGCGGTCTTGGTCGCGGTCTTCGCGGTGGTCTTCTTCGCAGCCGTCCTCCCGGCCGCAACCGTCCGCGCGCCGGCCATCCCGGCCGGAGCCTCCTTCGCGGCCGCCCGTACAGCGGCCTTCTTCGCCGTCGCGTTCCTGACCGGTGCCTTGTCGACCGGCGTCGTGTTCGCCGGCGCCTTCTTCGCGGCCGTCTTCTTGGCGGCCGTGCCCTTCGCGGCCGTCCTCTGCGCGGCCGAGCCCCTGGCCCGGCCGGTCGACGGCTGCTGTACGGCGGTCTCTTTCGCCACCATGGCCGCGGCCCCTTCACATATTGTGATCTTGCTCGCGAATCGTGCTGGGACGATAAATCGACTTGAGTCCCGCGGCAACGGGGCACACCGCCCGATTCGCCCGCCCGCACCCCCCGAGCAGCGGGCCTGCATCCGTTGTGCCCAGCTCCCCGCCGGGTAATCCGCCGGGACGGCCCGGGCCGCAGGTGCCCCCGCCCGCCCTCGCCATTCGGGGCATCCCGCCCGGCCCCGAGGCATACGGCCCCGCC
This region includes:
- a CDS encoding TraR/DksA family transcriptional regulator gives rise to the protein MVAKETAVQQPSTGRARGSAAQRTAAKGTAAKKTAAKKAPANTTPVDKAPVRNATAKKAAVRAAAKEAPAGMAGARTVAAGRTAAKKTTAKTATKTAEAAEPAEVAEAKGAEEATEAATGATAVTAKAAKKTAKKKTVNKAAVEERAAGKTAKKAGKTAGKKAAAKGVAVKEATAEESAAKQAGARKKAAAPAVSTETAGKSTAKKAGAARAAKQTGATTVVAKKTPGTATAAQSAVPKARLAAADPGELAVRPGEDPWTPEEVAQARAELLSEVERLRAEISSSEASLVGLMRDSGDGAGDDEADTGTKNITREHEMALAANAREMLIQNEHALERLDAGTYGLCENCGNPIGKARMQAFPRATLCVECKQKQERRS